ATTTACACGACAAGCATCAATAATGCTAGGCACAATAAATGGGAAAATCACTTGCAGTAAAACTTGTTTTCTTTGACCACCCAAAGTATAGGTAGTTTCTAATAACTCTTTGGGGACAAACTTCACGGCATCCATCACCATTAAAGTATTAAAAAACAGTGTGCCGATAAAAATCAGCATAATTTTGGGTGTTTCCCCTAACCCCAAATATAAAATTAGTAAGGGAATAAAAGCTGGGGCTGGCATATAGCGCACAATGCCGATAATGGGTTCAAGTAGCGCCCGAATGCTGGCAAAAGTCCCCATCAACGTGCCTAAAGGAATAGAAATAATCGCCGCCAGGAAAAAGCCACTCAGTACCCGAAATAAACTAAAGGCAATATCTTTTTGCAAATCTCCAGTTGCCAAAAGCCTTTGGAATGCACCCCAAACCTGACTTGGAGAAGGGAGAAATAAAGGTGGAATTAACCCTGTATTGGAAATAACCCACCAAAAAAGTATAGGAACTGAAATGGACAAGAACATTAAAGTCCAAGCTAACTTTTTTGGAATATCCTCAGCAATGCGCCAGAAAACAGTTTGTGGTAACATTTTATGAGGATACCTAGAGTTAGTATCGTGCAAATCTTCAGCGTATTGGTTCATGGTTTCTGCTTCGTAGCGTAGGCTTTTACAAAGCGATCGTCAAAGATTTGGTTAAGATTAGGCGCTTGTTTTGTCAAACCACTGTCGAGGAGAAATTTACTAATTTCCCCAGAGGCGTATCTCAGAGATGCCATATCATTACCGGGATTAAAGGCTTTCAAATTCTCTTCAAGCGTAAAGATTTTAGTTCCTGCGTCGTATGCCTTATATTCCGAAACCGACACTCCAGCCCGTTTTGCCATAATTGCGTAAGCTTTTTCTTGGTTTGCATTCATAAAATCTAAAGTGGCAAACCAAGTATTCACTAAAGCTTGGACATCTTGGGGGCGCTCATTAATCAGTTTGCGACTGACGACTAAATGGTCGGGAATTGCACCAGGAAAGTCTTTAGAACTGAATAGTTCTTTACTTCCAGAACGCTCTAAAGCCTTTGTGGTAAAAGGGGCAAAAACTCCGACCGCATCGACTTGACCAGCAACAAAAGCCGCCGCCGCCGCACCTGTTTCTAGTGGTTGAAACTGAATATCAGCTTGGGTTAAACCTGCTTTTTTCAAGCCCAGTAATAACAGAAAATGGTCTACTGTTCCTTCTTCAGCGGCAACTTTTTTACCTTTGAGATCAGCAATACTGTTAATCCCTTCTCGGACAATAATTTTGTCGTTACCAGTTGAGTTATCGTTGACTAAAACGATAACTTGATCGGAACCAGCAGCTACCGAGCTAATTGTATCATTCAGGGTTTGGGTATTGGCATCTAGTTGGCCTGCTCTCAAGGCATTAATGGAATCTAAATAGCTATCAAACCACTTCAAATCCACATTAACTTTGTTTGCCTCAAATAACTTTTGTTCTTGAGCAATTTGCCAAGGAAACCAACCGGGCCAAGCACTAAAACCAACTTGAATTGGAGCAGTGTTTGTGATGGTAGCAGAATTTCCTGAGGTAGAAGTTTGTACCTGAGGAGTACAACTAACGGCAACAATTAAACTTAGTAAAAATACAGCGAATAAAGATAGTAAGGTACGTAACTTCATAGAACACCCAAGTAAGAAAACAGACGCGAAATTTCACGTCTCTACAACTCCCAATAAAGGGGATGGTTAACTCATGACCGTAAGGCAGGGCAATGTTATTTACTGACTAACAACTCCGTAAAGCGGCTTGACTGACGCACCCAATCAAACCAAACTTCTAATCCTTCACCCGTTTTGGTAGAAACAGGAATAATCGTGACATCGGGATTCATTTGGCGAACATTTGCTTCAATGCGGCTAATCTCAATATCAAGATATGGACCCAAATCCATTTTTGTAATCAGCAGACAATCCGCTTCTTGAAACATAATCGGGTATTTGAGCGGTTTATCTTCGCCTTCAGTAACACTCAACAAAGCAACTTTGGCGTGTTCTCCTACTTCAAATTCAGCGGGACAAACTAAATTGCCAACATTTTCCACCAGCACTAAATCGAAGTCGGAAGGATTGTATTCCTGTTCGAGTCTATAAATTCCACCAGCTACCATTTTGGAATCTAAATGACAGGAACGACCTGTATTAATTGCTATTACGGGGACACCGTA
The sequence above is a segment of the Mastigocladopsis repens PCC 10914 genome. Coding sequences within it:
- a CDS encoding ABC transporter permease, with the protein product MNQYAEDLHDTNSRYPHKMLPQTVFWRIAEDIPKKLAWTLMFLSISVPILFWWVISNTGLIPPLFLPSPSQVWGAFQRLLATGDLQKDIAFSLFRVLSGFFLAAIISIPLGTLMGTFASIRALLEPIIGIVRYMPAPAFIPLLILYLGLGETPKIMLIFIGTLFFNTLMVMDAVKFVPKELLETTYTLGGQRKQVLLQVIFPFIVPSIIDACRVNMAASWNLVIVSELVAATEGLGRRISVAQRYLKTDEIFAGLIVIGLIGLTIDLLFRLLLRVYCKWATD
- a CDS encoding ABC transporter substrate-binding protein, which codes for MKLRTLLSLFAVFLLSLIVAVSCTPQVQTSTSGNSATITNTAPIQVGFSAWPGWFPWQIAQEQKLFEANKVNVDLKWFDSYLDSINALRAGQLDANTQTLNDTISSVAAGSDQVIVLVNDNSTGNDKIIVREGINSIADLKGKKVAAEEGTVDHFLLLLGLKKAGLTQADIQFQPLETGAAAAAFVAGQVDAVGVFAPFTTKALERSGSKELFSSKDFPGAIPDHLVVSRKLINERPQDVQALVNTWFATLDFMNANQEKAYAIMAKRAGVSVSEYKAYDAGTKIFTLEENLKAFNPGNDMASLRYASGEISKFLLDSGLTKQAPNLNQIFDDRFVKAYATKQKP
- the hypB gene encoding hydrogenase nickel incorporation protein HypB; this translates as MHQTFDAALGINLLHANQQGADHNRAHFDEWGITCFNIMSSPGAGKTALLECTLGSLSNEFKIAVIEGDMTTELDAERLRKYGVPVIAINTGRSCHLDSKMVAGGIYRLEQEYNPSDFDLVLVENVGNLVCPAEFEVGEHAKVALLSVTEGEDKPLKYPIMFQEADCLLITKMDLGPYLDIEISRIEANVRQMNPDVTIIPVSTKTGEGLEVWFDWVRQSSRFTELLVSK